The Plasmodium gaboni strain SY75 chromosome 5, whole genome shotgun sequence nucleotide sequence gtatatttattttgaaaaaaaaaagaaaatgaaaaaagcttcaattaaatatattaattcaagaatatattatagtaGAAGTCACTTAAAACAAAtttattcctttttttcAAGTAGTAGAAATGAACAAGCACGtattataaataagaatGATGATTTTATAATAGATGAGagttataataatgtgGAATTCGATGAACATATATCACCGTCGTTTAGTTTCGATATTAATATAGATGATGATAAgtggaaaaaaaaagaagaaattgaatataataattttatagaAAAAGCAAAAAAAGCTTCAATTAATCCTTCCACGTTTTTTTACACACAAAAAATGACAACAGATGTGAAGAATACATCTGACAATAgaaattatgaaaaattacaaatgcataataaatgtgtagataataatatatcatcaaatattataacatCTAACAAGTTAACATCTTATAATGTCGATTgtgtttataaaaatgaaaagacttatgaagatgatataaagatattttTGAAAACCTCATGTGATGATATAACCTTACAAGATGGTGacattattaaaaaattaatttatctTAATGATAATTCTAAAAATTTGCATTGTGgaaataaagaaatatatacatatttaaatgatattttGGATCTGCTAGAAAGGGGATCTAGAGTCAAACGTAAGGATgatgtaataaaaaaaggaaataaaaaaaataaaaaaaatgaacaatatgaacaatatgaacaatatgaacaatatgaacaaaatgaacaaaatttacaaaattCACAAAATTCAcaaaatgaagaaataattaCCTTATCAGAAATAGTAGAAAGAAATGTAGGAGGAGgacatataaaatatttccACAATCTTATAtctaaaaaaatttatgaAGACCCCTTTTTCCTTATTAATCATAACTATAAAAATGTTGTTACTAATTTTACAAATTTTCCAGattattatacaaataGGTTCTTCAAGTTAATTGTTGAGAATGTAAAAGATATgacatataaaaatttagtttttatattaaacgttgttaataatttaaatatgaaaaacATGATGAGAGATTTATCATATGAAgtaattaaattattaaataaaaatagaaaaaatgaTCAAGAGGATGTATTACAgattgataatataaataaaaaagaaaatgttcaaaaaaatgatatagaaaataatataaaattatgtttacattatattaatatattaaattatcattCTTTATACTTTTGTGAattttatgattatttaaTACTACATATAAATCAGATGAAAAATGATATGTTATGTTTTTTTACTTTACAATGTTTCATACATAGTTTAAGAACTAAACATTATTTAGataagatatatttattatgtttaaaaaaaattgagTTGTTTAATTTTGAAGAATTAAAATGTATGATTTATTGTTTTCATCGTTTTTGTAAGGaatattcaaaattttATGATCTTTCtatagatataataaaaaacaaatatatacataatatcTTAAATGACAATTTAAATATGGTTCAGctattattaaaaataactaacaattttaaaaataatgataattatgTTGAACTTACTGGATTGATTGcacaaaatattatagtgcatatagaagaaaatatacaaagcgaaggaagaaaaaaaaaaaaaaatacacaatatataaataatttgaCAAATATGAATACATCTATTGATATGTCAACTAATGATGATACTTTTAAAAAGGAAGATCTGTCTAAAATGGATACAACATGTTGTAATACGACATACTTAGAAAGAAATGTTAATGATAGTAATAATGGTTTTGTCGAAACATCAtgtgataatattataaaagtGATAGAGTGtctaaaatattttgaatacaataaaaaaaatagtgaagatgtaaaaaattgtgtaaataaaatttatgaaataataaatgaaaatattgaatgtttaaaaatgttatgTATAGAAGATATAGTATATAGTATTGTATGTTTTAgttcatataataaaagaataattttatataataattttttagATATTATATGTGAAAAAAGTAATGAATTGATAAATgctaaaaatatatgtttgtGGATATATCctattttaaatttatgtaaaatatcttggtatcataaaaattatatagaattattatttgtatatattaaagataattatatattaaatagATTAAGTGTATTTCAATtaatgaaattattatcatctgttgttaaaatgaatatatatgatgaagatgtatataaaatattgattgaaaaattatataaagaatgggatataataaaaaaaaaattaattgaTATATCCACTTTTTTATGGTGTTGtgcatatataaatataatatataaaccATTATTTGATAGTGCATATGATTTAATTATAgatttaataaatacaaataatcttaatataattaataataatgttatatataaaaactGTTTTGTTAATATTACTTGGTCTTTTATTGTAGCTAATTATCATAAAACACAAAACAATTTc carries:
- a CDS encoding putative RAP protein, yielding MKKASIKYINSRIYYSRSHLKQIYSFFSSSRNEQARIINKNDDFIIDESYNNVEFDEHISPSFSFDINIDDDKWKKKEEIEYNNFIEKAKKASINPSTFFYTQKMTTDVKNTSDNRNYEKLQMHNKCVDNNISSNIITSNKLTSYNVDCVYKNEKTYEDDIKIFLKTSCDDITLQDGDIIKKLIYLNDNSKNLHCGNKEIYTYLNDILDLLERGSRVKRKDDVIKKGNKKNKKNEQYEQYEQYEQYEQNEQNLQNSQNSQNEEIITLSEIVERNVGGGHIKYFHNLISKKIYEDPFFLINHNYKNVVTNFTNFPDYYTNRFFKLIVENVKDMTYKNLVFILNVVNNLNMKNMMRDLSYEVIKLLNKNRKNDQEDVLQIDNINKKENVQKNDIENNIKLCLHYINILNYHSLYFCEFYDYLILHINQMKNDMLCFFTLQCFIHSLRTKHYLDKIYLLCLKKIELFNFEELKCMIYCFHRFCKEYSKFYDLSIDIIKNKYIHNILNDNLNMVQLLLKITNNFKNNDNYVELTGLIAQNIIVHIEENIQSEGRKKKKNTQYINNLTNMNTSIDMSTNDDTFKKEDLSKMDTTCCNTTYLERNVNDSNNGFVETSCDNIIKVIECLKYFEYNKKNSEDVKNCVNKIYEIINENIECLKMLCIEDIVYSIVCFSSYNKRIILYNNFLDIICEKSNELINAKNICLWIYPILNLCKISWYHKNYIELLFVYIKDNYILNRLSVFQLMKLLSSVVKMNIYDEDVYKILIEKLYKEWDIIKKKLIDISTFLWCCAYINIIYKPLFDSAYDLIIDLINTNNLNIINNNVIYKNCFVNITWSFIVANYHKTQNNFDKILNITFFKRNPNENEAFKRLHQIADSCFKEISKTLINIKCLDILYSYCIHEKCKLLRNNFIIYKKEKDAIKMKNKIHDEICHLLKCSFHISFDQHLEPYHNSPYVIDICLNQTSKIGICIFGKEYLMRTLKKSSWDFMNTGIVTLQMRILHAHGWNIIPINAGEWIQLNFDQKKNLLSEYFKQYSIQI